One Dioscorea cayenensis subsp. rotundata cultivar TDr96_F1 chromosome 19, TDr96_F1_v2_PseudoChromosome.rev07_lg8_w22 25.fasta, whole genome shotgun sequence genomic window, CTATAACTCAGAATTTaacatattttgtttaaatcaGATTTCAGTGATACTGATACTAACAAGGGATAGCTCAATGGCATGTAAAACAGCATAAACAGTTGAATAGGTTGTTTTCGAACAAAATACCCCAATCTTACCATTTGTTTCTTTCTGGGCCCTTCAGTCAACAAGTTGTACCTTAAAACAAGTGGTTGCCATACAGGGAACATCCCAgcctaaaaagacaaaaatgaaaGTGGTCAatgaattaaaatcaaaaagACAAAATTCAACAAGGTTTATTGCATAAATCAAACCTATAAAACCTCATCCTGCAAAATATGCAATAATTATACACTTCAAACCCAAGATCGTTGAATATACCCTACGCATGCAAAATAAATGCTGTCATCAACATTGGAATGCAGAGGCGTATATGTAATAATCTTGTCTAGGGGGTTAACAAGTAATTATGAATTTTGTAGAGATATATATCAACTAGCATATTTTGGATGGCATAAATATATGAAATCCAATCAGACAAACACCATACAGCCTAAATACATAAAACTCAGTTGAAGATTTATAATCCTTCCCCATTTATTCCTACAAATAGCTATATTGAACCAATTCCAGCTCTTCTAAACCAAAATAGTTAAGAAAAATCAGAGTTCACTGACCTTTTAAATATCTCATACCTCCATCATAAAGGAAGGGCCATTTCATTAACATTCAACTAGCGTTGACAATTGTCCCAACTAACAAGCCTCCTACAGTCTAAAGACTCACCCCTCCCACTTTTCTCGCGCAAACAAgggtatttttgaaaaaaaagtaaacaagaATAACTACAACAAGATCTAATTGCCAATTTTTTACTAATCATTTATCCAGCAAGCTAAGCATGCATATGAAACCCTCGAAATCCCCATGACATCTACAATACAGCAATCATGAAATTGGATCCAGGCCTTCAACCCATTCCAGACATGCAGTGCTAATGGTACCTTCAACCCAATCCATTAGTAATTGTATCTATATTTGATTCTTGACAGGTTAGGAACAAACCTTAACCCCTAAAAACATCATGCGTTTGTTTATCTAGAAAAAGATTCTAGAATTTAGGAGGTAGGCCAATCAACTCTCATAGATATTTATGACACTTAATGGTAGTAACATCATACCCTCAGCATTTTCTGCATATCCTGTTAAGTAGAGTTTCCACCGCACCCCCACACCCCCTCTCCCTTCCTCTCACACAAGGCCATGAGGGTCATTGTCAATTTCCAACCTTAAATCTGCACACTTTCCACCACTACACAGCATCAACGATGAGTATTTTCCAATAATAAAGCAATTCCTAATGTCAAGACTTGCTTGATCCAGACTATGGTTTGCTTCCTTAACCTTGTCATACCACAGTTCATATTCCACCCAAGTGCTTTCACTCTGATCGTATATATGTTGGCCATTTGCTGGATTTTCCTTGTATATAAAACAACTACATCACTCTTTGGTGATTTCATCACCAcatgaaagaaacaaataaatcatacaaTCATTTAGCCAATTGTACATTATGATCCTAATGTATCATACCTCTTGACCAGCATACTTTCAATGTACATCTTGCAAAAATGCAGCCAAAACTGGCACAAAAATTGCCAACAGGTCATAATTGCTAGATGTTTGAGTTCTACCACTCCGAGATTGTGTTTAAGCTCTGCCTTCATCGCCGCCTTATCCAGTTCGAGAACAGATAGCTTCAAATCAGCAACATCGGAGCACATATTATCATCCACACGAAACCCTTTATATAATAAGTTCTCCAATCTCCTCAGACCAGTGAACTTTCCAATACAATACTCGTAACTATTACAGGGTGAGACTGAATTCACAAGTTTCAACACAAAACAATGGGTCACGTGAAAGCCATATCAATTAACAACTCCATGATAAAAAGGACACACAAAACTGAGCATAGcttcattgttaaaaatatttggACCTTATGCAGCTGAAAactcaggaaaaaaaaaaaaccaccaacAAATCAAAAGGGCAATCTATCTTCAAATAAGTAATAAGTGGCTGATACAGATTTTGCCTGAGGTAATATAGATGTGCAACTATGAATAACTAATATAGGAAatgccattctgaaaagatacaTCAGAAGGCAGGGAAAACCAACAAATTTCAGATATAGACTTCaggtaaaaggaaaaaaataacttGCCTCCAAAAGTACCATCCATAAGTAGTCAATCCATCTCCATGTGATCTGCAAGACAACTCCAAGATGGTCTCTAGCCAAAAATGACAGATTTTCTTTGATGGAGGCGATGATATTCTTTTGATAACTAAGCTCAGACACATTTAAACATCCTAATAAATAGAAACCTAGAGCCTaagcataaaaatataacaGAAACATGATAGGAATATTGATAAAGAATGCCTATAGGAAACTATGGCCTTCCTTCTGGGTTCCGACCTAGATATCAATTGTCGGACAACCATAGTAAGGAATTGCAGAATCATCTAACCTTACTCTAAGTCAATTCAATACAATCATCCACGTTTATGATCAACCCAGCTTGTTAAACAGTTGAAAAATTGACTTGCTGACAAGGCTTCAAATGTCAAAATTCAGCCTATATCAGAAACAGATAACCTTTGAACCGCAAAATTCAAGATGTAAACAATGCGAACAGGAACATAAAATCTGAATATGTTATCCCCATCAGTTACCTCAACTGATATCCTCCTGAAGCCACTCTGCAATTTACAGCGGATTTGCCACAACAAACACTCATCTCAAGCACTATACCTCTCAGCTAAATTTTCAAGAGCATTACCATGGTGATACCAAATGCTTGCTAAGCTATACAAATACAGGTGGCATTAAACCACCAGAATTTTCACTCTCACAACCGCCATCAGCCCACCAATAGCCTTGCATACACATCACCATAGATGTTGAGCAATACTTGCACCAAAAATCCTTTCCTCCTGTTATGAAGTCTAAATAATAGCgataatttataaatgaaaGCCACGTAAAAAATCAGTTGGAAAGAACTAGATAAAGTATTTTCAAGCTTTCCAATGATTGATACTTAGTAACCAATGGATGATTACGAACATTTCAAAGTAGGCAATTCCATTATTCTGAACAGCATGATGCACATGCAATATCAAAGTTCAGATAAACCATTCGTAATAGTTCGATAGAATCTCATGTACCATTTGTTCACCATACAAGATCAAAGTGAAGATAAACTATTCACAACAGTGCTATAGAATCTAACATACCAATTGTTTGCTGCACTAATAACCTAACTAGATGATACACTGACAACTTACGGATCAAGTAAACAATGAATGTCAAGAGCACCTTCTACCATAGAATTATAATTGCAACAGCATCCATCAattaatgctttattttatcAGTTCACAAGTATCTACCGATACAATTGCATCCTAACTCTAACACAGGTAGCCTTATAAGTTCTAGCAGCTTCTCAAATCATTCCAAATTGGGAATGTACATGAATCAACCATTCCAAGAGTTGATCCTTCTAGAACACTACAAAGATAAATCAACCATCTCAAGATCCAAATTGTTACTGTAAGGCAATTAAGAAATACTCACAACCAAATTACTACAATCAACACCCTAGTAAGGCATCTGAAACTTTGGTGCCAAATCTACCATTAAAAAGCCACAAATTCTAATTTAGAGTGGCAACTGCTGAAAGTGATAGAAAGTTTCTCCTACGCGAACCAAATATAAGCCACTCATTTATGGAACATAATCTAAGGGACCGCAAAATTGATAGTAATCAAGGTAAATAAACAGTAAACGAACTTTTTAACAAATACAAAAGACAAGCTCAGAAAAGGCAGAACCACCTCCAGTCACCAAAATATGTTGATAGCATCATTCTTTGCATAGAATCATAATGGAAGAAATAAAACATGTTAGTTTATAACTTATAAGAATCCAGAACTCATTATGGAGAATACCAAACAAGCATTCACCAACTAAccataaaatattgaaaaccaCAAGAAAGTACCAAATATTCTATTTGTACTAAAAAAAGCATTTAGCTGGAGAGATCTAATGGCGAGGTGGTGGACGAGACTTATCAAAGCCTCCCCATGGTCCAGACCCAGCACCATATGAAGGACCCTGCTCAGCAACACCCTAGTAAGGCAAATGTACAATATGTTCATAGGTCAAAAGTCAAGTGATTATAACTTAACCAGTATGAGTTATGAGAATGCCAAAACACTTTAAAGTAACCATACCGAGTGAGGGTTGTAAGCGCTCCCAAAAGATAGAGGATAAGCGCCCTCGGGATTAACATGATTCATTCCGTAAGCGCGACCTTTAACCAACAGTAGATAATATCAAAGTCCACACTGGTATCCAAATCAAGTAACCAGTAGCTTTATAATCACATGAAGACTAACATCAGCAACCAAAGGAATCTAAAAGATCAGAATAGtgttaaaagaaacaaatttcaAATACAAATGCAGTTAAAGGGATGCATAGCGGCAAAAAATAAATTCACCAGAAACAGCCACGTTCATCATACAAGCACATTCATAAAGAAACTCAGTGGTCTCTTAGTTGAATACTAAAATGGAAGCCTCAAAAAATAGTTCCTCATAGTACCAAAGAAGCTATAGCATACTGCTTCTATATGTGAAAAAGAACCATAAATGATGAAATTAGTCATCATAAGCACACGATATGGCATTTGGACTGGAAAGTAAAAAATCACTCTAAGCAGGCATAGAAACACTAAGGCAACAATGATGGTAGCATTGATAACTAGCTCCCAGGGGTTCTGCTCTGACAGAACTTACCACCTCCCATAGGTCTCCTTTCAGCATTTCCCATATTAGTTCGCAGCATTTCAATTTCTCGCGCCATTGAAACCATGTTTTTTTCCATTGTTTGTCTGTGTTCCATAAGCTCCACATTTCTTGTCTTCTCATACTCAAATGCCCTCCTGCCAAATAAAAGAACCATGCTGAAGTGATTGTTCTTTGAAACAAATCAGACAAATGAACAGGCCGCATCACGCCGTAGATTCAATAAGAATAACCTGATATGCATAAGCTCTTGTTGGAGGCCCTCAATCTCTGACCTCAGGTGAGGAATTTGCTGGTTATCAGACCGCACAACAGCCAATTCCTTTGTAAGAGTATTAACTTGCCCAGTGAGGTCTTGTCTTAGGACATTTAGCTTTTGAACTTCTTTGCGGAGCTGTATTGCCTCATTTCTTAAAGGTTCGCTTGCTCTAACATCAGCTTCCAACTTCAATACCTTCTCAAGCAGCTCCCTGCACTGTGCCTCTTTTTCTGCCTTCAAATCTGCAATAACAATGTTCATATGATGGAGTTCCTCCTTCAGAACACCCACCTCCCGCTGCATTCCAGCACGGTCATCAGCCAGCCTGTGGTTATCCGCCAAAAGTCTCTGGATTTCGATGTGCTGCAATTCAAGCTCTTCCTCAAGCAACACAGGGTGGGGTGGACGAGGAGCAGGACCACGGATAAATGGCACTTCTTGGGCATTAGGATGACCACGGCGACTGTTCATAACATGGCGAGGTCCGTGACCTCTTCCAGCCATCCTGTGTTATGCTGAAAAACCAGCAAGAAAGGTTGTGTATCATCAGTCTCCCTAACTTTAACCCAAATCCCAAAAGAAGATTAAAAGTACCGGTCAGAGAACACAAAGACAATTTATTCAGGAACATCATAATTCATACATAATACTCTAATTACAAGTGTGGAACCAGCAGAAGATACGCAATGATTAAGCACTTAATCTATTCTATATGCTTTAAAAGCAAAGCAACAAAATAACTAATGACTAACTGAATCTGATGTAAAACTTTGTGTTTTCAATGTGACAAAAAATCACATGGCGcggttttttttgtttccatgctaaaaaaatataccaCAAAAACATTATGTTATTTAAGAAAGGCTACCCGCTTATTTCCTCCACTCTATAAGCACCTCCAAAAGAACCACCAAACCAGACAGAGTCCGTTAAGCTACAAAACGGAAGCCAGTTGATGGGATCAAAACAGACAAGGTTTCCCTCTATGCCAACTATGAGTTAAATACCTGACTTCATTCATCCCGTATCTAGAATTTTCTAAAATCCAAAAATGGTTTCACTTGAGGATTCAAGGTAGAAATTGAACATCTTTTTTCTATCTGAGAAAGGCTACCAGCTTATAGCTATATCTCAACTTCAATAAACACCTCAGCAGAGAAATGCAAAACAAGATAGATCACAACAAATGACACAGGAAATACACCAACAAGGTTTCCCTTTT contains:
- the LOC120249887 gene encoding protein FLX-like 3 isoform X2, with the protein product MAGRGHGPRHVMNSRRGHPNAQEVPFIRGPAPRPPHPVLLEEELELQHIEIQRLLADNHRLADDRAGMQREVGVLKEELHHMNIVIADLKAEKEAQCRELLEKVLKLEADVRASEPLRNEAIQLRKEVQKLNVLRQDLTGQVNTLTKELAVVRSDNQQIPHLRSEIEGLQQELMHIRRAFEYEKTRNVELMEHRQTMEKNMVSMAREIEMLRTNMGNAERRPMGGGRAYGMNHVNPEGAYPLSFGSAYNPHSAGMFPVWQPLVLRYNLLTEGPRKKQMMC
- the LOC120249887 gene encoding protein FLX-like 3 isoform X1, which gives rise to MAGRGHGPRHVMNSRRGHPNAQEVPFIRGPAPRPPHPVLLEEELELQHIEIQRLLADNHRLADDRAGMQREVGVLKEELHHMNIVIADLKAEKEAQCRELLEKVLKLEADVRASEPLRNEAIQLRKEVQKLNVLRQDLTGQVNTLTKELAVVRSDNQQIPHLRSEIEGLQQELMHIRRAFEYEKTRNVELMEHRQTMEKNMVSMAREIEMLRTNMGNAERRPMGGGRAYGMNHVNPEGAYPLSFGSAYNPHSGVAEQGPSYGAGSGPWGGFDKSRPPPRH